In Panicum virgatum strain AP13 chromosome 4N, P.virgatum_v5, whole genome shotgun sequence, a single window of DNA contains:
- the LOC120670940 gene encoding fucosyltransferase 2-like produces the protein MRQREAKLGVDGAAAPWKEPPLPQQRSAAGRWLDAEAAAALGLAPRTKRAPFCSVINVVLAAFVLTVPTMVILLGARATAPGVRIISSADDVVRRGGGSSKLQSTGSISLHIASSYDKLLGGLLADGFDERSCRSRYQSVMYRRRPSRRPAAYLVSKLRQQEALQRRCGPGTAAYGHALEQLRSGKSGGGGAAGAQQDCKYLVSISYRGLGNRILATASAFLYAVLTGRALLVDPSNEMGELFCEPFPGTTWLLPPAGFPLASYTNFSVATAESYGNMLRSKAIRTDAAAAAAGGDVPAFSYVHLDHDATDQDKLFFCDEDQRVLRNIPWLVMRTDNYIVPGLFLVAGFREELGRMFPEPDTAFHHAARYLFHPSNHVWGLVARYHDAYLAAAQRRVGIQVRVFGSQPDSPALLEQITRCTQKERLLPELLAAAEDADPAAQPGPSRKTKAVLVTSLKSWYYEKLKGMYWERAAAGGEAVSVQQPSHEEFQRFGARSHDAKAWAEMYLLSLTDALVTTAWSTFGYVAQGLAGVRPWVLYRPDNETHVPDPPCGRDVSMEPCFHAPPFYDCRLKRGADTGKIVPQVQHCIDMSWGLKIVHRG, from the exons ATGCGGCAGCGTGAGGCCAAGTTGGGcgtcgacggcgcggcggcgccgtggaaAGAGCCACCGCTGCCGCAGCAGCGCTCGGCCGCAGGCCGATGGCTggacgccgaggcggcggcggcgctggggttgGCGCCGAGGACGAAGAGGGCACCGTTCTGCTCGGTGATCAACGTCGTGCTCGCGGCCTTCGTGCTGACCGTGCCGACGATGGTCATCCTCCTCggcgcgcgcgccaccgcgccgggCGTCCGGATCATCAGCTCTGCCGACGATGTcgtccgccgcggcggaggtAGCAGCAAGCTACAGTCCACAGGCAGCATATCGCTGCACATTGCATC ATCTTACGAcaagctcctcggcggcctcctGGCAGACGGGTTCGACGAGCGATCCTGCCGGAGCCGGTACCAATCCGTCATGTACCGTCGCAGGCCAAGCAGACGGCCGGCGGCGTACCTCGTCTCCAAGCTGCGGCAGCAGGAAGCCCTGCAGAGACGGTGCGGCCCGGGCACCGCGGCCTACGGCCACGCGCTGGAGCAGCTCAGGTCGGgcaagagcggcggcggcggcgcggcgggggcgcagCAGGACTGCAAGTACCTGGTCTCCATCTCGTACCGCGGCCTCGGCAACCGGATCCTCGCCACCGCGTCGGCGTTCCTCTACGCGGTGCTCACCGGCCGCGCGCTCCTCGTCGACCCCAGCAACGAGATGGGCGAGCTCTTCTGCGAGCCCTTCCCCGGCACGACGTggctgctgccgccggccggcttCCCGCTGGCGAGCTACACCAATTTCAGCGTCGCCACCGCCGAGAGCTACGGCAACATGCTGCGGAGCAAAGCCATCCggaccgacgccgccgccgccgccgccggcggcgacgtgcCGGCGTTCTCGTACGTCCACCTCGACCACGATGCCACCGATCAGGACAAGCTCTTCTTCTGCGACGAGGACCAGAGGGTGCTCCGGAACATCCCGTGGCTGGTGATGAGGACGGACAACTACATCGTGCCGGGGCTGTTCCTGGTCGCGGGGTTCCGGGAGGAGCTCGGCAGGATGTTCCCGGAGCCGGACACCGCGTTCCACCACGCCGCCCGGTACCTGTTCCACCCGAGCAACCACGTCTGGGGCCTCGTCGCGCGCTACCACGACGCCTACCTCGCCGCGGCGCAGCGGCGGGTGGGCATCCAGGTGCGCGTCTTCGGCTCGCAGCCCGACTCGCCGGCGCTCCTCGAGCAGATCACCAGGTGCACGCAGAAGGAGCGGCTGCTCCCGGAGCTgctcgccgcggcggaggacgcgGACCCCGCCGCGCAGCCGGGGCCGAGCCGGAAGACCAAGGCCGTCCTCGTCACCTCGCTCAAGTCCTGGTACTACGAGAAGCTCAAAGGCATGTACtgggagcgcgcggcggcgggcggcgaggcggtgagcGTGCAGCAGCCGAGCCACGAGGAGTTCCAGCGGTTCGGCGCGAGGTCGCACGACGCCAAGGCGTGGGCCGAGATGTACCTGCTGAGCCTGACGGACGCGCTGGTGACCACGGCCTGGTCGACGTTCGGGTACGTGGCgcaggggctcgccggcgtgaggCCGTGGGTGCTGTACCGGCCGGACAACGAGACGCACGTGCCGGACCCGCCGTGCGGCAGGGACGTGTCCATGGAGCCCTGCTTCCACGCGCCGCCGTTCTACGACTGCAGGCTGAAGCGGGGGGCGGACACCGGGAAGATCGTGCCGCAGGTCCAGCACTGCATTGACATGAGCTGGGGTTTGAAGATTGTTCATCGCGGCTAA
- the LOC120670302 gene encoding galactoside 2-alpha-L-fucosyltransferase-like has protein sequence MEAKKIEELTDAKRGSWAVSGVLAVVVLTVLVLSGRNVGAPVAWVQTAAASFRQGSNDLPMVHRRAAHYDRLYGGLLVDGFNEESCHSRYQSAAYRRNPGRRPSPYLVSKLRRHEALQRRCGPGTAAYSAALEQLRSGRSAASPAECAYVISISYRGIGNRILAAASAFLYAVLTGRALLVDPGNEMDDLFCEPFPNTTWLLPPAGFPLPDYANFSVGTAASYGNMVRNKVIIRGDGDGDDAPTTAAQPLPAFAYVHLNYDATVEDNSFFCGGDQRLLRRIQWLVMRTDSYIVPGLFLVPEFREELAALFPERDAVFHHLGRYLFHPNNHVWGLVTRYYDTYLASARQRVGIQVRVFGGMPDSPELLEQITSCTRKEGLLPQVLAAGEPISPASRAKSKAVLVTSLKSWYYEELKSMYWEHATATGEVVSVHQPSHEEYQRSGAASHDRKAWAEIYLLSLTDVLVTSGRSTFGYVAQGLAGVRPWVLYKPANSSAAVPDPPCGRDVSMEPCFHKPPGHDCRLKQWADPSKDVPYIQHCDDAIWGLKLVGQNT, from the exons ATGGAGGCGAAGAAGATAGAGGAGCTGACCGACGCCAAGCGAGGGAGCTGGGCGGTTAGCGGcgtgctcgccgtcgtcgtgctCACCGTGCTCGTCCTCAGTGGGCGCAACGTCGGGGCGCCGGTGGCCTGGGTTCAGACTGCAGCGGCCAGCTTCCGCCAAG GTTCCAATGATCTCCCCATGGTGCACCGGAGGGCGGCGCACTACGACAGGCTCTACGGCGGCCTGCTGGTTGACGGCTTCAACGAGGAATCCTGCCACAGCAGGTACCAATCCGCCGCGTACCGCCGGAACCCCGGCCGGCGACCCTCCCCGTACCTCGTCTCCAAGCTCCGGCGGCACGAGGCCCTCCAGCGGCGGTGCGGCCCGGGCACCGCCGCCTACAGCGCCGCCCTGGAGCAGCTCAGGTCCGGCAGGAGCGCCGCGTCGCCGGCCGAGTGCGCGTACGTCATCTCCATCTCGTACCGCGGCATCGGGAACcggatcctcgccgccgcgtcggcgtTCCTGTACGCCGTGCTCACGGGCCGCGCCCTGCTCGTCGACCCCGGCAACGAGATGGACGACCTGTTCTGCGAGCCGTTCCCCAACACGACGTggctgctgccgccggccggcttCCCGCTGCCGGACTACGCCAACTTCAGTGTCGGCACCGCCGCGAGCTACGGGAACATGGTGAGGAACAAGGTCATCATCAGGGGCGACGGTGACGGCGACGACGCTCCCACGACGGCGGCGCAACCGCTGCCCGCGTTCGCGTACGTCCATCTCAACTACGACGCCACCGTcgaggacaattccttcttCTGCGGCGGCGACCAGAGGCTGCTCCGGCGCATCCAGTGGCTGGTGATGAGGACGGACAGCTACATCGTGCCGGGGCTGTTCCTCGTGCCGGAGTTccgggaggagctcgccgcgcTGTTCCCGGAGCGCGACGCCGTGTTCCACCACCTCGGCCGGTACCTGTTCCACCCCAACAACCACGTCTGGGGCCTCGTCACGCGCTACTACGACACCTACCTCGCGTCGGCGCGGCAGCGGGTCGGCATCCAGGTGCGCGTCTTCGGCGGGATGCCGGACTCGCCGGAGCTCCTGGAGCAGATCACCTCGTGCACGCGCAAGGAGGGCTTGCTCCCCCaggtgctcgccgccggcgagccgatcTCGCCGGCGTCCCGGGCCAAGTCCAAGGCCGTCCTCGTCACCTCCCTCAAGTCCTGGTACTACGAGGAGCTGAAGAGCATGTACTGGGAGCACGCCACGGCCACCGGCGAGGTGGTGAGCGTGCACCAGCCGAGCCACGAGGAGTACCAGCGCTCCGGCGCCGCGTCCCACGACCGCAAGGCGTGGGCCGAGATTTACCTGCTGAGCCTGACCGACGTGCTGGTGACCAGCGGGAGGTCGACGTTCGGGTACGTCGCgcaggggctcgccggcgtgcggccgtGGGTGCTGTACAAGCCGGCGAAcagctccgccgccgtgccggaCCCACCGTGCGGCCGGGATGTCTCCATGGAGCCGTGCTTCCACAAGCCGCCGGGCCACGATTGCCGGCTCAAGCAGTGGGCCGACCCCTCCAAGGATGTGCCGTACATCCAGCACTGCGACGACGCCATCTGGGGGCTGAAGCTTGTTGGTCAGAACACATAG